CAAGAGACGCAGCATGGAGAGCGAAGACCCATCGATCACTTCGGATGAGCCGATCGGTGAGGTGGGCTTTGAGTGTAGGTGCAAGTGCCTCGACTCCGCATCTATGGATGCCCGCGTCAATTCCGCCGAAGAGCACCTGATCGTCCAGCATCATCGCCACGATCGCGATATCGCCTTGGCCTTCCTCGTTGCCCGAAGCACAAAATAGCGAGACCAACCGCTGCAGGAGGTCCCAGTTTTCAGCTCGGACACTGATACGATGCCGCCCCAACATCGCTGAGAAGGCGCAATTGGCCGACACTGGCCGGTCGATGTCCAGCAGCCCCTGGTCGATCCAGGTGTCTATGGCCTGCCGCACGAACTGGCGCGCGACGTGCTCAACAACGTCCAGCTTGCCCAGCTCGTGATACACAGCAGCCAGAGAAGCGCCTTGCGCCAATTTGCACCAGATAAAGCCACCTACCTGGTCCAGTTGATAGATCTTTTGTCTTGCTCCACTGAACAGCACCGGCCGGCCATCGAGCAGCGCAAAGACTGCATCGACCGCCGGCTTAAACAACACGTCTGCGGAAGATTTTTCCAACACGACTTCAGCCACATGAGCGGATCAGTCTCGTCACTGGGTCGAGTCAGCGGCGAGGAGGCCCGCAGTATACCCCTCACGGCCTTCGATCGGACGAACAGCCGCCTCAGACTAGAAAAACAGTTTGGCTAGCGATGCAGGCCCAATGCTCGGTGCGGGCAAACACCACTTCGCTTTATTGGAAACCGCCTCCCCGATCAGGCGGCGAGCTGATTGCTTTCGCCCCTTCCAGTTGGTGGAATCTCCAACACTTCTTCATGAGCATTTGGCCACGCAGCTAGACGATGAGCATCCAGGAGATACCGATAGAGTTCCCGACAAGCGCTACGCTCCCTAAGAACGCGTTCCTTTTCGCCGATACTTACTAGTTCCTCGCGCATCTTTGCCAATTGCTGGACAGTAAAGCCGGAGCTGCGCTTCTTTTGAATTGATTCCAACATCGTTCCCTCCCAACCGAACGAATTTAGAAAAATAGCTTACGTCATCGGACCAAATTAACAACGGTATTTATAATTTAAAATGAACAAAAATTTTGCTCTTATGGCTGAACCTGCGGCATTTCCTGCGATACAAAGAGGCGTTCGGATGGTCATGAGCCTTGTTGTCGCAGCGGCAAATAGATCCAACAGTATCACTGTCCAACTTGGCGAAAGTTAAATTGAACCGCATGGTAAATTCAATTTGCAAATCGAATTTTTAATGTGAATATTCAAGCATTACGTAAACGGAGTGAGCTCGTGCTCGGGTCGGTCGATACGTCTGTCGTGTGCGCCATCATGGTTTTCGCCGGGTACGGCGACCTAGACACCGCGACCGCATCCGGTCTGAAGGCCTCCATAGGCGCTTCAGAGATATCCAAGGGCGATCGCATAATCACCGCACACGAGCTGCCCAGCCAAGACCGCAATTTTCAGGAAATCGCTCAAGCAGCGGTCCGGTCAATCTGGCAAGGCACCATCATGGACAGCCCTCCTTATGGACCAGGAAGCGTTTCAGTGCACGCGGCCCCAAATAGCTAGCACTCGCACTCCGACTACCGGCCTGCCTTCGTTTCATCAGTGAATAATATTCAGGGACGATCTACATGGGTATGATTATGGTCAAATGCCCCCAGACCGATCGCGTTATTCCCACCGGCATCATATCCGATCGTGAGACGTTTCTGCGAAGCGTGGTGTTTTTCGGGAATACTCATTGTCCGGTCTGTCGCGCCAATCACAATTGGTTCGCTCGCGAGGCCTGGGTCGAGGAGCCGGTCGATCGACTGTGAAGATGTTCGGTGCCGCGCGGTCATGCTGATCACCGAACATCTTCGGCGCCTATATATGGAGCCGAACTGACGGCAGCATGCGCGCTCGGGCGGATACACTTTTGGAATCGCGCTTCTGAGTTTTATCGCATTCTCTCTTCCTGGTATCCGTGGAAGGGCCCAGCTCGTCCACGCGGATAGGATCGAGTCGTGCGGTTATCAATGGAGGCTGTTGCCATGCCACTTCGGCCAGACCCACTTGGAAAAGTTGCAACCGACGAACTCTCGCAGATCCTCTTTGTCATGCTCGATGGCGACAAACGGGTACTCTGCAAGGTCGAGTCGGGGGCATTGACGGATCGCGCCATAGCCGACGGTGCCGATGAGAATGACCTCCACGCAACCTTTCAAAGGCACCGCGACGCCATTGAGGCTATCGCCAGTCAGAACTACGATAAGGGACAAATTTCGCCCACTGTTTCAACCTACCAGCTCACTCCCCTTCCCTAGTCGCGCCCCATCAAGCGGCGAGCCGCCCGGGAAAACAGGCCCCGTACCGTTCCGTCAGTGGCAAGATTCCTGACTTCCGGAGATGAGTTACCTCGGCACGACCTTGGGCTGCCCTGCCGGCTCGCAGCGATCATCGTCGAACATATCGCCTGCTACAGGAAAGCCGCATTGGCATTCCGGAGCCTTTACTGGGATTCCTTGGCGATGCAGCCGAACCGTGCTGCTTGCATTCGCCAGTACGGCCGTTCGATCTTCATCATGCAGCTTTCCCCTAGACACAGTTTGAAGGCCGATGAGCCGAAACTCACCAGCCCCTCGCCTACGAGAGCACCACTACGCAATGCCATTAAGCTGAATGAGGATTGACGATGGTGTACCCCTTGAGGGAGCGCGCATGGATTCTCGTTGTGTGCCCGCCCGAGTTAGCATCGTACGCCATCCAAAGGTCACCGCCGATGTGCCGCTCCAGCACGAAGACGTGCCCACGTCGCGCGGCAACCATTCCCGGTGCTGGCGAGGAGCGGGGAAAGCGCAGCCAATTGGCCGCGAGGTTCAGTTCCGGCACGATGCGACCAAACACCCGTATCGCCGCACCACACCCACAGAATGAGCGAGGGCATCCGGCAGGGCGACCA
This genomic stretch from Bradyrhizobium sp. CCGB12 harbors:
- a CDS encoding DUF1488 family protein, coding for MPLRPDPLGKVATDELSQILFVMLDGDKRVLCKVESGALTDRAIADGADENDLHATFQRHRDAIEAIASQNYDKGQISPTVSTYQLTPLP
- a CDS encoding serine/threonine protein kinase — its product is MAEVVLEKSSADVLFKPAVDAVFALLDGRPVLFSGARQKIYQLDQVGGFIWCKLAQGASLAAVYHELGKLDVVEHVARQFVRQAIDTWIDQGLLDIDRPVSANCAFSAMLGRHRISVRAENWDLLQRLVSLFCASGNEEGQGDIAIVAMMLDDQVLFGGIDAGIHRCGVEALAPTLKAHLTDRLIRSDRWVFALHAASLVKAGAGLLLCGEPGAGKSTLSLQLVDAGFQYAGDDVALIESDGTACGIPFALTLKEGSWEWLSVLQSNWDGVTHRRADGAEVRYLPISNAHNGSLAVGWIIFLNRVAQGSPELTALDQLDSMKRLIEGAFAADGKLSQAGFSALKRIVSGARSFQLTYCEAVEARELLADLCNGKA